The region AGAATCAAACAAAATTTATATGTCTTTATCCTTAAATACAAAGTTAGGCTTGTGATAAAGGGGTGTCATCAAAAACAAGGGTTTTATTTTCAAGAGACTTTTTTTCTAGTAGTGAAACCTTTTACGGTGAGAATCATCCTCAGCCTTATTATCTCTAAACAATGTCACGTCACTCAATTAGATGTGAAAAATTCCTTCTTAAATGATTTTCTTTAAGAAAAAGTATATATGCACCAACTATCTAGATTTATTAACGCACACGCGTCACTTGTTTGTAAGCCAAACAAAGTCatttattttctaaaacaaacaTCTAGGACCTAGTTTGAAAGATTGACTACTATCTTATACAGTTTTAGCTTTCAAATAAGTATGTGTGTTCCTTCTCTTTTCAAATTCACACCACCTACTTACTTCATATTCATGCtagtatatgtggatgacattaTATTGTTACAATAATTCTTTATCTTAGTTAATTAGTTGTTTTATTTTAGTTACTTGCTATTTTCCCTATTTCCTTATTTCTATGCAATGATTTTcttatttaaataaaattaattactattttttttatttctatGCAATGATTGGTAGAGTTTTTATCTATACATAATCATCTAAGTGAATAGAATAAATTCCAAAAATTATCTTTCAATATTACTCTTTCTATTGTATCGGATTTTACTCTAAATTATTCAAATCCCTACTCTCGAGACTTGGATTTTAAATTCACAACCTCACATTCAAAATCTACTTGCAAAATCACTTAAACAGCTAGACAACTTTGATACTACCTAGGAACTGATGTGTCTCATTTGTACAATTGTACATCGATGATGCTCAAACAAAATATAATTGATGCTAAAATCTTGTTTCCTTATAATAGCTAATCTTAAACCAACTTTGATACTACAGATCAGTGATTGGAACATTACAATATACAACCATCACCACTTGAAAGCCACTGGACTTAGATATCTCAGGGCACTTTCCATCATGGGAAACATTATAATACAGGTAATTCGTATTATGCAAAAAGCATATTACACAAAGCAATTATAAAGATGTAATTTAACTGAAAAACAACTATTGAATTGAAAAAAATAACCTTGAGAAGTATATTTTCTAGTAATTCTAAAAATATCACAACGTTTTTCTACGTACTTGTCTATCACCTAAGCAATTGTCATCAACAACTCCATCAAAGATTCCAATCATGTCGCCGTCTTTTACCGCGTGCCACTCAAACGACCTATCTTCATACATAACATCACGGTTGTGAATGAAAAAATAATCACCGTCTTGCGGAAGAACATTCTTCTTGTTACTTTCCAGAAATATCTTTAAATCACTTACTAGCGCAAGTGGTTCTATTTCGCTAACGATGAAATTACCTTCCCCTCTAGTAGCCCTAGGAACCACCGTCACACTCAACAATGTTCTTGATTCTGATTCTGGCGACGCTGTTGCCGGTGCTCTTTGTGGCTCTGGATTCTTGATCGGCGGTGTTGCTGGTGCCTCTGCCGGTGCTCTTTGTGGCTCTGGATTCTTGATCGGCGGTGTTGCTGGTGCCTCTGCCGGTGCTCTTTGTGGCTCTGGATTCTTGATCGGCGGTGTTGCTGGTGCCTCTGCCAGTGCTCTTTGTGGCTCTGGATTCTTGATCGGCGGTGTTGCTGGTGCCTCTGCCGGTGCTTCTTGTGGTTCTGGATTCTTGATCGCCGTGTCAGGGGTGGTTCGGAGGTGAATTGTTGAAGAGTGAGTGATGCTGGTCGTTAAGATGATGTCGGCGTCATCGAGAAGTTGGTTGTTGAAGGTTAGAGTTTGCTTGGAAATGGGAATGTTGAGATACTTCTCTATTATCTTTTTGACTTCCATGAAAGTGTGGAAGTGATTTAGCTCCAATGTGAAAGATTCTCCACACACTCTCACGAAATTCACGATCATCTTAAAAAGTGTGTGCAGTTGTAAAAATGAACGTGAATTTATAACTGAATTGAAAAACTCACGTGAGTTTATATAATATAGCACGTGAAATTTATAAGAATGAAATTTATAAAATTATGAGAATTATGTGAAAATTTATAAActtatttttaattgataaatagAAACGTTAAATTTAATAAATTTAAGAATAAAGACATAGTTATTGTGACTTAATTGATAATAAATTTACTAATTTTATACAGACTAAAAAAAGTAAGAGagataataatatttttattaaagtGTCAACtatcaaatattaaaaataataatagtAGTATTAGTTAAAAAGTATAATTAgaaaatatatattaaaaattaaaataaataatttattttaatatttttttattctAAATAAATCATTTGTTCTAGGACGGAAGAGTATATATTTActtaaaaaatattttctttgttctcttttaatcgtctcttttttattttttacatTTAAGAAGAATTAATAATTATTTCTTTTCATACTAAGTGATTCAGTTGATTACTTAATGCAgattataaaaaataaataaaataaaaataataatatttttactaaaatatttttttatcaaaTATTGAAAATGATAAAAGTAATAATTAAatcgaaaataaaaaaaaatacattaaaaattgAAATTGATTATTTATTTTGGAACACATTTATATTCCAAATGAGTCAATCATGATAGGACACTTTACAAATAATTATTGTCATTTTACCTATAATATTCTTAATTacttattaatttatttaattttttctttttttattaagGATAATTTTAACAAAATTACTATTACTACTACTTTAAACTTTAAAAATAAcgaataaaaaaaacaaaattttacTTAAAAAGGAATTGCCGTGGAATACTACAATGGTTATGGTTGCGTGCACGATAAGCTTTTGTGTTGTTGGTAAGGATGGATGCGGATTGGGTTAGACCGGATGGTTATGGTTGCGTGCACGATAAGCTTTTGTGTTTTTGGTAAGGATGGATGCGGATTGGGTTAGACCGGATTTTACTTAATATGTTATCCAATCCATTTAAACTTTAGTGGGTTGGGTTCGTTATTCAATCCGCAATTTTATTGTCAAAACTAACTCGTTTATTAATGGGTTGGgttaaaaaatatattttttatgattctTTTTGTCGGTTTTAAAATAATGTATCACAAATCAATACAATTATACTCATTTGTAACACTCGAATTCAATGAAACATATCATATAATATCTAATCAAATACGACATAACATTTTATAATAATATAGAATTCAACGAGACACATTATTTCCATAAAATACATAAATTGAAAatgatacaaaagaaaataagaaacaaCATTTAATCTTAAAATTACGTAAACTCATTGGTATAAtagtattattgattgagaataatgttttttgaaaaaattatagTTATTAATaagatattaattttatatttttatttaaaataataagaaattaTTAAATTCACATCAATGGGATGAACCAGCGGATTGCAAAACTCAAATCTGATACTCAAACCAAAACTATACGGATTATTAAAGATTAAATATATCCATAAATTAAATATATCCATAAATTAATGGATTCAAATAATTTATGAATTGGATTGATTTGAATCATCATATTCGTGGATCAACCCATACGAAAGTATTCTTTATAATAACTATTAACTCTCAAATGTACGAGTTTACTCTATTTCAAATTCAAAATATGTCTAAAAAAAATtcatattataaaatattattattttattaaattaactcaaattaaaagtaatataaaaaataataactaaataacataattaaaaaagtaataattatttTTACATTGAAAAACTAATATTCATTTCTATATTAAAAATGAGAATGACACTCATTAAAACGACATCATTTCGAAACGGAAAATGTCACAAGTATAAGAAAGAATGCCCTAATCCCTGCGCACAACTACTAAGTAAATTAGCACAACTACTATTGTCAGTGTTTAGTTGCTATCAgaagaaaataaaagaatattcATCATTGGCAAATTTCTCTTTCATTTATATGATAACTTCAACATTATTCCAAATTGAAATTTGTTAAGCAAGTAAGCGGAATGAAACATGGCATTTTAAAGCTAAAAATAATGAAAAGCAGAGGTATTTCACATGTATCTTTTACACACAATTCATAACTCTACTACAACATGCCGCTTTCTGATAAAACACCTCATACTTATTGAACAACAGGTGCACAAAACCACTGCCAAACATTCAATGGCTGCAAGACTGAGGTTAAGTACCTACATTAAAAGAATGTAGTAATAACTAAACCAGTTTCCTTCGGTTTTCTGTTTACGGACAGTCAAAGAGCGACCTATTTAAATTTCATGTTGCTAACTTAGTACATCTTGTTTATAAATATAAGATTTATGTTGGACCAGATCGATTATACTCTCCTTTCCCCCAAAATATTAATAAAGCTACCCCATAATAAATAATTTTTAAGTGTTATACTTTTAACTATCACGTTGTAATTCAGATAAGTAAAACAAAATTTTGCCCTTTGAAAACAGCAGGTGAAGCAACTGTAGGAGCTATCTTCTGCGCTTTGATTCTTTTCGCATCTCTGTCATGTAGTTCTCCATATTTGACTTCTCCCATAAGCTTCTTAGCACAAGATCTTCCTTTGTTGCTTCATCTATTAGTAACAGGCACCAAATCAGTATAAACTCAATAGGTTCAGAATCCTCAAGAGATGTTCTAGTCAGTTAGACTATGCATGTACAATTCAGAATAACAGGTATTAAAAACGGGATGGTTCTATTTCGGAACAAAAACTCTTAGTGCCTAAGGTTCATCATGGAGAAATTGCAATCACCTATACTTCTCCATCTGTCATCAGTAAGACCAAGGGAACTTTGTGTGAGATAAGAAGCATCTTCCCAAGAATAAGGGGACTTTTTCACCTTGTATGTCCAAAACCAACAGGAAGACCATAGCAGCAGCTGAATGGAGGACAGAATTAATGATAAATAGTAACACATAAATCAATATTAGATATTATAAGTATATGATGATTTCACTTTCCAAATAGATTATTTTAGTACTAACCTTTCCTAAAGTATAAGGTAAAAGAATGATGCGGACACCAATAAGTTTCCATATGGAGGGCCTTTCGGTTCCTGTTATCTGCAGATCAAGTTCTTCCTCAACTTTACTGAGGTCTTCCTCCACTTTTCTGTATATAAGGACATTCACATTGTGTATCAAAAGTAAAGAAATTACAGGCAATGAATCCAAATCTTATGAATCAAAGACAAATTAATTTAACAGAGGAAATGAAAGTTTGCAAGGAGGACAACCAAATTGAGCAGGCCAGTAGACATAGGTAACATACAAGGGATATCCAGAATCAGAGTGATACCATACCTGTCCTTATTCTTTTGACCCTTCTTCTTATTTGTAACCCCACCACTGCGCTCAAGTTCCAACGCCCTTAGTTTATTTTTATAAGCTGGTGTTTTCTTCACCATGGCCACAGCCTTAATTAAAACACAAAAAAAAGTCAGTGCAATGAATCTGGATGTTTTAATCTGCCAAAAACATTTAACAAATGACAAATAGAGCACTTCGAAAAAATCGATTATACATATCTTCAAAATGTGGTACTCTATTGCAAAGGCCTAACCTACTTCAAGTATTTATTTTAGCTTGCATCCAAGACTAGCGATTTCAAACATTTTAGCTTAATTTGACACCTAGATTCATCAGACAATATCTGTGTTGCAGCAGCACTCAACTTTAAGACGGATAGGATACTGGATTTGGGCCTTAGCCTAATAGAAAGGCTTAATAGAGAATTGGTTATAGCTATTTATGTTAGAAGGGAAGGGTAGTTATATAAGATCACTGATAGCAATGGAGAATTCATTATGTGTATTTTTGGTTAGAAACCTTTTGGGTTGGGTAGAGTGAGAATCATCCCTCCTCTGAGAAGCACTTGGCTCTGGGATTATATGTATTCCTCTATGTAATAGTTTAGCTTCAATCAATAATACATTTTCCGTTATCTGAATTTCAAGTTTCCATCAAAGACCTAGATTCCTTGCCAATATATGTCCCCACAAACAGACAATTTA is a window of Lathyrus oleraceus cultivar Zhongwan6 chromosome 6, CAAS_Psat_ZW6_1.0, whole genome shotgun sequence DNA encoding:
- the LOC127093004 gene encoding uncharacterized protein LOC127093004; this encodes MIVNFVRVCGESFTLELNHFHTFMEVKKIIEKYLNIPISKQTLTFNNQLLDDADIILTTSITHSSTIHLRTTPDTAIKNPEPQEAPAEAPATPPIKNPEPQRALAEAPATPPIKNPEPQRAPAEAPATPPIKNPEPQRAPAEAPATPPIKNPEPQRAPATASPESESRTLLSVTVVPRATRGEGNFIVSEIEPLALVSDLKIFLESNKKNVLPQDGDYFFIHNRDVMYEDRSFEWHAVKDGDMIGIFDGVVDDNCLGDRQVRRKTL
- the LOC127092273 gene encoding chaperone protein dnaJ 50 translates to MDPPPAPIRWRTTAISILVVVLILATVSPSTAIYCDEDDCYDLLGVTQSANSSEIKKAYYKLSLKHHPDKNPDPESRKIFVKIATAYEILKDEATREKYDYAIAHPEEVFYNTAQYYRAYYGHKTDARAVLVGLLLILSGFQYLNQTTRYNQAVAMVKKTPAYKNKLRALELERSGGVTNKKKGQKNKDRKVEEDLSKVEEELDLQITGTERPSIWKLIGVRIILLPYTLGKLLLWSSCWFWTYKVKKSPYSWEDASYLTQSSLGLTDDRWRSIDEATKEDLVLRSLWEKSNMENYMTEMRKESKRRR